The nucleotide window TGATTGCTATAGTCTCCACAGCGGATATCAGAGGACTGGAATCATTAGATGCTTTCTTTCCTTGCCGGATAGCTTCTTTGGCAGTCttctttccttgaggcctcaccgaAGGATTGGGTGTCGTATCAGCGTTTACCTCATCTGCATCTATGTCCAAGTTGACATGAGAATCAGGAATGGATTGTTGTGTGTGCATCCGTTCAGTTCCTCCCCTGGAGGTTCCTCCAGTCGAACAGGTATGACTTGGAATGTCACGATATTGTTGAAACCCCTTAACAATCTCGTAACATTCTAAACTAATGAAATCACCTCTTTTTGGCCTTCCTTTCGATTTGGTCATTGCAGCTCTCCACAAATCTTGTGCTTGACGTTGCTATgttaatttaaacaaaaaaaatataaatctatTAGTACAAAAATTAATATTCGTGTTACAATAAATCTATTAGTACAGAAATTAATATTCGTGTTAAATTAAAGTAAgatgtatcaactaattaaattttaatacacactaaaaaaatcataaaaattaatattcgtacactacaaattcatacctcatcaaTCATATTTGCACCACTGTTGTACCAACTTTTCGCTTGCCTTAACGAACAATGCCAAGCATAAGGTTTgactttcaaggttttccacTTCCCTTGAAAAGCTTGCAATGATTGGACATATTCATCCCAATGTTCGGCGCAGTGTTGGCGTACCGCTATCCAtaaatcatcttttctttgttctgtACTCTTTGCCGGATCTTGGCTAACAGccctccaagacttgcacaattgaatgtcTTCCATAGGCTGCCAACGTGTCCCTTCAATACTTGGATTTGCTACGAGTTGGACAATCGTATTGGCTGGTATGCTCATATTGGAATTAAAAATTTCGGAAGATGAAAGCTATGAGGAGAAGGAACAAAATTTTTTGAGCAAGTAAGAaatatgatttttttggtgtgagaagtaaaataggaggtgaggtatttattggaaattttggttatatttttttgttaccgTTGTAATCTAACGGTTACTaattaagttttattttttattttttttaaattttttttacctctGCAAACCAGGAATTATCGGTCCATAATTATAAGCCGTCAGATCCCTTTAATTATCAAAAGCAACGGTCCAGATATGTGGACTGTTGCAGTCAAATTCCCAAGGAAGCCAACGACTAGTTGCCACGTCGCCAGCCGCATGCCACTACACCCAAAAAATTGGCTCGTACGCACCTGCACGCTTGTCAGGGCTACATGACAAGCGATTGCAACCCACTCCAGCCCAACGGCGcatctctcctctcctcttctttttgggTCAGCGTGGAGCGATGAGTCACGGGCTCAGTCACCATCCTCCCCGAGCTGCTCTCTTGGGTCTCTCACTGTGCTCTTGCCTCAACTCCGGTGGAAGATGGAATAGTTGATTTTTGGTGACCCAAGTTACCGTTTGACGTGGTGTCCGGGCATAACCAAgcccggtgaacttgctcttaggaaAGACTTTTTTAGAGTATTTTGGGTaaggagaaattaaaaaaatttaataagataAGTGGCAAGaaaatctttaaaaataaagtagatggacaaaaacccaaatttaTTTTCCCTTCCTTTTTCCAATCAGGaaacaacaaagaaacaaaggTACATAGTTGATTCCGCGAACCAGCCTAATGGGTATAATAATGTTTCAGGTAACATCGTGAGTCAGGTCGTCCCACACTAGGTACCCCGTCTCTCCCACCACTCTCGTGTCTCGTCCAAATTCCCGGTACTGATCAGTTGATTCACGACACCCGAACCAAAAAACAATGGCAAACAGCAACTCCGACAAGCCCACCGTGATGGTCACCAACGACGACGGAATCGACGGCCCTGGACTTCTTGCCCTCGTCCACGTCCTCGTCTCCACCAATCGCTACAATGTTCTCGTCTGCGCTCCCGACTCGTACGTCTTCACATCCACCCACCAAAAACCACTCTTCCAGTCTTCCTCCTCTCTCAAACTTTCAAAACTTGGTTTTTCTCATCACAACAAAACTGGGTTTGCAGGGAAAACTCTGCTGTGAGTCACTGCATCACTTGGCGTCGTCCGATTGCCGCCAAACAAGTTGACATCGCCGGAGCAACGGCTTTTGCTGTTTCTGGTACCAGATATCATATTACTGAAtttctttttctgggttttttgtaACTAAACGCCAACGTAAAAGCAGAATCGATTTTCAGGGTCTCCGGCTGACTGTGCTTCTTTGGGTGTTTCTAAAGCGCTTTTTCCTTCAGTTCCTGACTTGGTAACTCGGCTCAATTTTCATCTCCGTAGTGCCACCGATCacaattttttatttgtgttgttttgtttattggcTAGTTTCGTGTGACATGGAATAATTGTTTTTATATGTTTAGCACTATTGGTTAGTTTAATTTTATCTTttatgtttggttttttttgttgttgtgatGCTACTTAGGTGATCAGCGGCATAAACAAGGGCAGCAACTGTGGTCATCACATGTATGTAATTTTTCTCCTGTTTCTTTATTATCCTCAATATTGGAAACTACACCAGCTTTTTTAGTGTATCcagttattttgttgttgggaAGAAATGAGGTCATGGACACCCAGGTGAAATTAGGGTCAGTCAAACTAAAGTAATCATCTTTATATTTCTTGAACACCAATAAAGTAACGGCATCTTCTCACAAGGATGCAATTTTACCCCAAAAGGCAAACGATTTTAGAGTATTATATGTTGATAGAGTCTCAAGAACACACAATGTGTTTGCTTCTCGCAATCGAACTGCTCTATGTCTGGCTGTTTAACATTATTGAcaggatctttttttttttttttttggaaatataGTGTTTACTCTGGTACTGTGGCTGGCGCTCGAGAAGCTTTCTTTAATGGTGTACCTGCTGTCTCTGTATCGTATGATTGGTATGTATGCATGTTTGAGGGGTAAATATGGTTTTGTTAAATTTCAAATATGAAAACAATACTTTCTTCTATGTAAATGGATGCCGAATCTTTCGAACTTTGAACTTTTGAAACTGTTGTGGCaggtgttttgtttttgcaAAACTTGTCAAGTTGTCATATGTTTGCTTCTTTTGATCTTCTATAGTACTATGCTGAGCACTGGCCTTTCAGGGTTGAAGGCGAGAGTCACATTAATGACTTCACACTTGCTGCCGAGGCCTGCTTACCTATCATAAATGCAATACTCGtggaaataaaaaatcaaacctTTCCTCAAAGATGTTTTTTGAATGTAGATCTGCCAACAAACGTTGCTGCTCATAAGGTAAATTCCAGGATACATGCTGTCTCTGGTAAATATTCAACAATCAACACAGTGACCTTCCTCTTGATTACCTGTCCAATATACTTGTCTTTGTGAACTGAAGTAAAATTTTCTATACTATAAGCTCAATAATTGATTGGATAAAGATTAACAGCTGTAAATCTTGGTTAAGGCAAGcagcttttgaagtttaaacaTTTGGGGTTGGAAATGGGGTATCATTTTGTCAGTACAATTAAGCACAGTGGTATTTATGCATGGAGATACATCTCAAGAATATTTCACTGCAGCAGTACattatgtcagtagcttttctttctttgcttttctttgaCTCCATTTCAGTCCAAGATTTATCGAGTTGGCTGGCTGTTTGTATAAATTTTATCTACTCTAGAGTTGACAAGGTCTGTCATCTTTTTTACTATATGAATTAATGGAGTAGCATATTGGAGGAGGCTACTGCATTCTTTATGCTCATTGTCTCTGGCATTTTTAAAAGCAATTAGCACCCTGTTCCATGCTGTCATTCTAAAATACTTAAATTTGTTTACCTTATTATTATGTATTATATAATCCCTCAATATACTTATGATTTTCTTAACAGATTTTAAATgtggttttatttttcttttgttgagctTAAATAGGGGTATAAGCTGACTAAGCAGGGTAATAGTATAAGCAAAATGAGGTGGAGGCAAGTTACTTCGAAGATGCCAAAAATGTTGTCATCAATGGAAATGGAGAAAGATTCAGCAACATCTACTGGAATTGATACATCAACTACGCCAAAAGAAGATCCTTTGTTCTCAAGAGAGGTGGATAGTTCTTCCTATCTTTTTGCTTTGTATTCTATTTTTTTCcatgcttatttttttattctgttGAATAAAATTGTTCTGGTTTCCTGCCCCTATGACTGGGACATTGCATTTCTGCTGCCATAGATTGTTGGGGCTGAGAGCAATagatcttttttccttttttatgcTTGTCCTGTGATATCTGTTGTCTACCTCCTTATCGTTAAAAACTGTGTATTTCATTGCAACCTGTCATTAGTGCTGTTGGCTAGATATGTAGGACAGATATTGTACAAAAGTTAATGAAGGAATTAGAGATAAGAAGTGTCTGTTTTGTGTCACTTTTGAGGCTTAGGCTGTGTTCTTTGGTTCCAACTAATCTGAAACAACAcccaaattttttctttttggaatttTTCCTAAAAATCAGGCTATTATACATCTTTCCAGCGACTCACAGATTTATAAAAGATGTTCGTGAATCGTGAGGGGTGTTCTTACTCTGTTCTGGTTACCACAAGTTTCAATTAATTTTATGAGGAGTATAATCAATTTATTGTGGTTGGCCGCAGACACATGTGATGCTTCTTTGCTATCCCCTTTAGAAAGAAGTAAAGTAAtgattttagttttctttgaaTGTCTAGGATAGCAACCTACCTCCCCTAAAGGCTGCTGGGTTTTCAGGGTGGCCAAGGGCATTTTGATACAACTCAAATTTTAGCTCTAATGCAAATGCTAAAGTTTTAGGTGTTGAAATTGTTTAACACTAAGACTCAAATgctggattattgattctgaaAAACTTAGAACTGAATCAAGTACTCTGTGGTTAATACTTTAAAAATAGTTGTAGTCAGGTATGTTGATGGAAAACTGGTTTTTGTTATAATTTGTGACTAAACAAGAAGGTCAATAATAAGTGATTTTGGTTATGAAtatgatggtgatggtgatggcgATAGTGAAGCCCATGTTTATGGATATACCCGAGGTGGTAATATTGACATTAGTGTGGTTCTTGCAACAATGATAGTAGGTTTGTAATATTTGGCAGGATGATATAATAACATGCTTTAATATTTGACCAGCATCTGGTACATTTTATCTACTTTCTTCTCAATGCGTGAATTACTTAATTGTGATGCGTTATGATCATTTTCAACACATTAATGGGTTATCAAT belongs to Rosa chinensis cultivar Old Blush chromosome 4, RchiOBHm-V2, whole genome shotgun sequence and includes:
- the LOC112199924 gene encoding 5'-nucleotidase SurE — encoded protein: MANSNSDKPTVMVTNDDGIDGPGLLALVHVLVSTNRYNVLVCAPDSENSAVSHCITWRRPIAAKQVDIAGATAFAVSGSPADCASLGVSKALFPSVPDLVISGINKGSNCGHHIVYSGTVAGAREAFFNGVPAVSVSYDWVEGESHINDFTLAAEACLPIINAILVEIKNQTFPQRCFLNVDLPTNVAAHKGYKLTKQGNSISKMRWRQVTSKMPKMLSSMEMEKDSATSTGIDTSTTPKEDPLFSREVTGFQHDTDDDTDHKCVKEGYITITPLGAFSNADVDCSTYLKEWLPNVADLSSSSAL